From one Neovison vison isolate M4711 chromosome 1, ASM_NN_V1, whole genome shotgun sequence genomic stretch:
- the PPIL4 gene encoding peptidyl-prolyl cis-trans isomerase-like 4: MAVLLETTLGDVVIDLYTEERPRACLNFLKLCKIKYYNYCLIHNVQRDFIIQTGDPTGTGRGGESVFGQLYGDQASFFEAEKVPRIKHKKKGTVSMVNNGSDQHGSQFLITTGDNLDYLDGVHTVFGEVTEGMDIIKKINETFVDKDFVPYQDIRINHTVILDDPFDDPPDLLIPDRSPEPTREQLDSGRIGADEEIDDFKGRSAEEVEEIKAEKEAKTQAILLEMVGDLPDADIKPPENVLFVCKLNPVTTDEDLEIIFSRFGPIRSCEVIRDWKTGESLCYAFIEFEKEEDCEKAFFKMDNVLIDDRRIHVDFSQSVAKVKWKGKGGKYTKSDFKEYEKEQDKPSNLVLKDKVKPKQDAKYDLVLDEQAEDSKSSHSHTSKKHKKKTRHCSEEKEDEDYMPIRNTNQDIYREMGFGHYEEEESCWEKQKSEKRDRPQNRSRSRSRERDGHYSNSHKSKYQTDPYERERSKKRDRSRSPKKSKDKEKSKYR, translated from the exons ATGGCGGTTTTGCTGGAGACAACTTTGGGCGACGTCGTCATCGATCTGTACACTGAGGAGCGGCCGCGCG CCTGCTTGAATTTCCTGAAGTTGTGCAAAATAAAGTATTATAATTATTGTCTTATTCATAATGTACAG AGGGATTTTATCATACAAACTGGTGATCCTACAGGGACTGGTCGTGGAGGAGAGTCTGTTTTTGG TCAACTGTATGGTGATCAAGCAAGCTTTTTCGAGGCTGAAAAAGTGCCAAGAATTAAGCACAAGAAGAAAGGCACCGTGTCCATGGTGAACAATGGCAGTGATCAACATGGATCTCAG TTTCTTATTACTACGGGAGATAATCTAGATTACCTTGATGGTGTTCATACAGTGTTTGGTGAGGTGACAGAAGGCATGgacataattaagaaaattaatgagACCTTTGTTGACAAGGACTTTGTACCATATCAAGATATCAG GATAAATCATACAGTGATTTTAGATGATCCATTTGATGACCCTCCTGATTTATTAATTCCTGATCGATCACCAGAACCTACGAGGGAACAGCTAGAT AGTGGTCGAATAGgagcagatgaagaaattgatgaTTTCAAAGGAAGATCAGCTGAAGAAGTGGAAGAAATAAAGGCGGAAAAAGAGGCCAAAACTCAAGCTATTCTATTAGAAATG GTGGGAGACCTACCTGATGCAGATATTAAACCTCCAGAAAATGTGCTGTTTGTGTGTAAACTGAATCCGGTGACCACTGATGAAGATCTGGAGATAATATTCTCAAGATTTGGACCAATAAGAAG TTGTGAAGTTATTCGGGATTGGAAGACAGGAGAATCCCTCTGTTATGCTTTTATTGAATTTGAAAAG GAAGAAGATTGTGAGaaagcgttcttcaaaatggacaATGTACTTATAGATGACAGAAGAATACATGTGGATTTTAGCCAGTCTGTTGCAAAGgttaaatggaaaggaaaag gTGGGAAATATACCAAGAGTGATTTCAAGGAGTATGAAAAAGAACAGGATAAACCGTCTAATTTAGTTTTGAAAGATAAAGTAAAGCCCAAGCAGGA TGCAAAATATGATCTTGTGCTAGATGAGCAAGCAGAAGATTCAAAATCAAGTCATTCACACACaagtaaaaaacacaagaagaaaaCTCGTCACTgctctgaagaaaaagaagatgaggaCTACATGCCAATCAGAAATACCAACCAG GATATCTACAGGGAGATGGGGTTTGGTCACTATGAAGAAGAGGAAAGCTGTTGGGAGAAACAAAAGAGTGAAAAGAGAGACCGACCTCAAAACCGAAGTCGTAGCCGATCTCGAGAAAGGGACGGCCACTACAGTAATAGTCACAAATCGAAATACCAGACCGACCCCTATGAAAGAGAACGGAGTAAAAAGAGAGACCGAAGTAGGAGTCCCAAGAAatccaaagataaagaaaaatctaagtACAGATGA